In Lacerta agilis isolate rLacAgi1 chromosome 8, rLacAgi1.pri, whole genome shotgun sequence, one genomic interval encodes:
- the UBXN10 gene encoding UBX domain-containing protein 10 has protein sequence MAAASHLNISSSERKTSFGIAKPPIWQPHSLSMHVTRPKSAKGRTRSNLNYSHSIEAYSYQVPSSPQPLAPCEDAASSRKTLSTQQLYQPVQVFPAEIPDLLQQVPMRTSSSLNKYRVLPSISRKELQKGAVEMMSEQAGQLQGIPQPEEKQQGFKELLPLAGKASTTTMAKHKGGGGEYAQNPPPLLETKPRSKTTEGAHPVLNLEEPSEKEPRLLLAIRSPSGHRFEHHFRPTDSLKTVLTVAEQKNSVVYRRCSIETVEVPRRTFADLTKSLQECGIPHKSVLCILQEAQEGEL, from the coding sequence ATGGCTGCTGCCTCGCACCtgaacatctcatcctctgaacGGAAGACCTCCTTTGGCATTGCAAAGCCTCCCATCTGGCAGCCACATTCCCTCAGCATGCATGTCACCCGGCCAAAATCTGCAAAGGGGCGCACGAGGTCCAACTTGAATTACTCCCACAGCATAGAAGCCTACTCCTACCAGGTGCCATCGTCTCCTCAGCCATTAGCTCCCTGCGAAGATGCTGCAAGTAGCCGAAAGACCTTGTCGACCCAGCAGCTGTACCAACCTGTTCAGGTGTTCCCTGCTGAAatcccggatctcctccagcagGTGCCCATGagaacttcctcctccttaaacAAGTACAGAGTGCTGCCATCCATCAGCAGGAAAGAACTGCAGAAGGGTGCCGTGGAGATGATGTCTGAGCAGGCTGGTCAGCTCCAAGGGATTCCCCAACCAGAAGAGAAACAGCAAGGCTTCAAAGAGCTTCTTCCCCTAGCGGGGAAAGCCTCCACCACTACCATGGCAAAACAcaaagggggtggtggtgaatACGCTCAGAATCCACCTCCTCTTCTGGAGACAAAGCCCCGAAGTAAAACAACGGAAGGGGCCCATCCCGTGCTGAATTTGGAAGAGCCCAGCGAGAAGGAGCCGAGGTTGCTTCTTGCCATCAGGTCTCCTTCAGGTCACAGGTTTGAGCATCACTTCAGGCCGACAGACAGCTTGAAAACCGTCCTTACAGTGGCGGAGCAAAAGAACTCAGTCGTGTACAGACGCTGCAGCATTGAAACAGTGGAAGTGCCTCGGAGGACCTTCGCGGACCTCACCAAGTCCTTGCAAGAGTGCGGGATCCCTCACAAGTCAGTGTTGTGTATCCTGCAGGAGGCGCAAGAAGGGGAGCTGTAA